One Thauera sp. K11 DNA window includes the following coding sequences:
- a CDS encoding glutamine--tRNA ligase/YqeY domain fusion protein has translation MNPNTANDTAPAAPSNFIRNIIDDDNRSGKWSGRVETRFPPEPNGYLHYGHAKSICLNFGLAEAYGGICHMRFDDTNPEKEEQEYVDAILEAVRWLGFDWNRHLYFASDYFETMYACAVSLIEAGKAYVDSQSAEEMRASRGTLTEPGRDGPWRNRSVEENLDLFARMRAGEFAEGTHVLRAKIDMAHPNINLRDPAIYRIRHAAHHRTGDAWHIYPMYTFAHPIEDAIENITHSICTLEFEDQRPFYDWLLDALATAGHFGRPLPQQIEFARLNLTYVVLSKRKLIQLVTEGHVDGWDDPRLPTLIGARRRGFTASGFRRFAERIGVSKSDSWIDMSVLEECMRDDLNEAAERRVAVLDPLRLVITNYAEGRSELCQAPNHPLKPELGKRDMPFSRELWIEREDFMEEPAKGFHRLYPGNMVRLRYGFVVKCTGCEKDAAGRVTAVLAEYMPDSKSGTPGADNYKVKGNLHWVSAAHGYEAEVRLYDRLFAHPHPGQRREGDAPDVERDFLSDLNPGSKRSITAWLEPALREAQAEDRFQFERHGYFVADRVDSKPGAPVFNRTVTLKDSWAKGGK, from the coding sequence ATGAACCCGAACACCGCCAACGATACCGCCCCCGCCGCGCCGTCCAACTTCATCCGCAACATCATCGACGACGACAACCGCAGCGGGAAATGGAGCGGGCGCGTCGAAACGCGCTTCCCGCCGGAGCCCAACGGCTACCTGCACTACGGCCACGCCAAGTCGATCTGCCTGAACTTCGGCCTGGCCGAAGCCTACGGCGGCATCTGCCACATGCGCTTCGACGACACCAACCCCGAAAAGGAAGAGCAGGAATACGTCGATGCCATCCTCGAGGCGGTCCGGTGGCTGGGCTTCGACTGGAACAGGCACCTGTATTTCGCCTCGGACTACTTCGAGACCATGTATGCCTGCGCGGTGAGCCTCATCGAGGCCGGCAAAGCCTATGTGGACTCGCAGTCGGCCGAGGAAATGCGCGCCAGCCGCGGCACGCTGACCGAACCGGGCAGGGACGGCCCCTGGCGCAACCGCAGCGTCGAGGAAAACCTCGATCTCTTCGCCCGCATGCGCGCCGGCGAATTCGCCGAGGGCACGCACGTGCTGCGCGCGAAGATCGACATGGCCCACCCCAACATCAACCTGCGCGACCCGGCGATCTACCGCATCCGCCACGCCGCCCACCACCGCACCGGCGACGCCTGGCACATCTACCCGATGTACACCTTCGCCCATCCCATCGAGGACGCGATCGAGAACATCACGCACTCCATCTGCACGCTGGAGTTCGAGGACCAGCGCCCGTTCTATGACTGGCTGCTGGACGCGCTCGCCACCGCCGGCCACTTCGGCCGTCCGCTGCCGCAGCAGATCGAGTTCGCCCGCCTCAACCTGACCTATGTCGTGCTGTCCAAGCGCAAGCTGATCCAGCTCGTCACCGAAGGCCATGTCGATGGCTGGGACGATCCGCGCCTGCCGACGCTGATCGGCGCGCGCCGCCGCGGCTTCACCGCGTCGGGCTTTCGTCGCTTCGCCGAGCGCATCGGCGTATCCAAGTCCGACTCGTGGATCGACATGAGCGTGCTGGAAGAATGCATGCGCGACGACCTCAACGAGGCCGCCGAGCGCCGCGTCGCGGTGCTCGACCCGCTCAGGCTCGTCATCACCAACTACGCGGAAGGCCGCTCCGAGCTGTGCCAGGCGCCCAACCACCCGCTGAAGCCCGAGCTGGGCAAGCGCGACATGCCCTTCTCGCGCGAACTGTGGATCGAGCGCGAAGACTTCATGGAAGAGCCGGCGAAGGGCTTCCACCGCCTCTACCCCGGCAACATGGTGCGCCTGCGCTACGGCTTCGTCGTGAAATGCACCGGCTGCGAGAAGGACGCCGCCGGCAGGGTCACCGCGGTGCTGGCCGAATACATGCCCGATTCCAAGTCCGGCACGCCCGGCGCCGACAACTACAAGGTCAAGGGCAACCTGCACTGGGTGTCGGCGGCGCACGGCTACGAGGCCGAGGTGCGCCTGTACGACCGCCTGTTCGCCCATCCGCATCCCGGCCAGCGCCGCGAGGGCGACGCGCCGGACGTGGAACGCGACTTCCTGTCCGACCTCAACCCCGGCTCCAAGCGCTCCATCACCGCCTGGCTGGAGCCGGCGCTCAGGGAGGCGCAGGCCGAGGACCGCTTCCAGTTCGAACGCCACGGCTATTTCGTCGCCGACCGCGTCGACTCGAAGCCCGGCGCACCGGTGTTCAATCGCACGGTGACGCTGAAGGACTCCTGGGCGAAGGGCGGGAAGTGA
- a CDS encoding pseudouridine synthase: protein MVSVRKNPPQPAPSRIAGTLKLKKAADEPATPRAEAGHERGAVPAAAPAADGVRLSKVMAERGICSRREADELIERGWVFVDGRRVSELGTRIDPSANITLAPEARREQAQRVTILLHKPVGYVSGQPEPGFEPAVGLIGPGNQFDRDTAQRFHPSNLKNLAPAGRLDIDSTGLLVLTQDGRVARQLIGEDSKIDKEYLVRVEGRLAGNGLELLNHGLELDGRKLRPAQVEWINDDQLRFVLREGRKRQIRRMCELVGLKVIGLKRVRIGRVRLGDLPPGQWRYLRDDEGF, encoded by the coding sequence TTGGTTTCCGTCCGCAAGAATCCCCCGCAGCCTGCGCCGTCGCGCATCGCCGGCACGCTCAAGCTCAAGAAGGCCGCCGATGAGCCCGCGACCCCGAGGGCCGAAGCGGGGCACGAGCGTGGCGCGGTGCCGGCTGCCGCGCCGGCGGCCGACGGCGTACGGCTTTCCAAGGTGATGGCCGAACGCGGGATCTGCTCGCGCCGCGAGGCGGACGAACTGATCGAGCGCGGCTGGGTCTTCGTCGATGGCCGGCGGGTGTCGGAGCTGGGCACGCGTATCGACCCGTCCGCGAACATCACGCTGGCGCCCGAGGCCAGGCGCGAGCAGGCGCAGCGGGTGACCATCCTGCTGCATAAGCCGGTCGGCTACGTGTCGGGGCAGCCGGAACCGGGTTTCGAGCCCGCCGTCGGCCTGATCGGGCCGGGCAATCAGTTCGACCGCGACACGGCGCAGCGCTTCCATCCGTCGAACCTGAAGAACCTGGCGCCGGCCGGCCGGCTCGACATCGATTCCACCGGCCTGCTGGTGCTCACGCAGGACGGCCGCGTGGCGCGCCAGTTGATCGGCGAGGATTCGAAGATCGACAAGGAATACCTCGTCCGGGTGGAGGGGAGGCTGGCCGGCAACGGCCTCGAACTGCTGAACCACGGGCTGGAACTCGACGGCCGCAAGCTGCGCCCGGCGCAGGTCGAGTGGATCAACGACGACCAGTTGCGCTTCGTGCTGCGCGAAGGGCGCAAGCGGCAGATCCGCCGCATGTGCGAACTGGTGGGGCTGAAGGTGATCGGCCTCAAGCGCGTGCGCATCGGCCGCGTCCGGCTTGGCGACCTGCCGCCCGGACAGTGGCGCTACCTGCGGGACGACGAGGGCTTCTGA
- a CDS encoding efflux RND transporter periplasmic adaptor subunit, with protein sequence MKALRRFLPILAIAAAIAAAGWWFTRPRPVQVVVHEVARGTVEATLANTRAGEIEACQRTRMATISGGRIEYLGVKEGDRVEAGQVLMRLWHGDLDARLAVNRAQLATARQRVQEACTVADNAEREAERQAQLVKRGFVSASAEEAARTEARARRAACRTSHADVATAEAQITATTTERQRLVLVAPFAGTVAKITGELGEISIPSPPGVPTPPAIDLIDDSCLYVTAPMDEIDAPRIQPGQPVRITLEALPGRVFEGRVKRIAPYITAVEKQARTVEVDVDFIRPDDAKGMLVGYSADIEIVLATRPDTLRIPTAALRDSNKVLVVEDGRLAERALKTGVSNWEYTEVLEGLAARERIVTSLEREGVAAGARVAAETGGR encoded by the coding sequence GTGAAAGCCCTGCGCCGCTTCCTCCCCATCCTCGCGATCGCCGCCGCCATCGCCGCCGCCGGCTGGTGGTTCACCCGCCCCAGGCCGGTTCAGGTGGTGGTACATGAGGTTGCGCGCGGCACGGTGGAAGCGACGCTGGCGAACACCCGCGCGGGCGAGATCGAAGCCTGCCAGCGCACCAGGATGGCGACCATCTCCGGCGGACGCATCGAATACCTCGGCGTGAAGGAAGGCGACCGCGTAGAGGCCGGGCAGGTGCTGATGCGGCTGTGGCACGGCGACCTGGATGCGCGCCTGGCGGTGAACCGGGCGCAGCTCGCCACCGCGCGGCAGCGCGTGCAAGAGGCGTGCACGGTGGCCGACAACGCCGAGCGCGAGGCCGAGCGCCAGGCGCAGCTCGTGAAGCGCGGCTTCGTGTCGGCCAGTGCCGAGGAAGCGGCGCGCACCGAAGCACGGGCGCGGCGCGCCGCCTGCCGCACCTCGCACGCCGACGTCGCCACCGCCGAGGCGCAGATCACCGCGACCACCACCGAGCGCCAGCGCCTCGTGCTGGTGGCCCCCTTTGCCGGCACGGTGGCGAAGATCACCGGCGAACTGGGCGAGATCTCCATCCCGTCTCCGCCGGGGGTACCGACGCCGCCGGCGATCGACCTCATCGACGACTCCTGCCTCTACGTGACGGCACCGATGGACGAGATCGACGCCCCCAGGATCCAGCCCGGCCAGCCGGTGCGGATCACGCTGGAAGCCCTGCCGGGCCGCGTCTTCGAGGGCCGCGTGAAGCGCATCGCGCCCTACATCACGGCGGTGGAGAAGCAGGCGCGGACGGTGGAGGTCGATGTCGATTTCATCCGCCCCGACGACGCGAAGGGCATGCTGGTGGGCTACAGCGCCGACATCGAGATCGTGCTCGCCACGCGGCCGGACACGCTGCGCATCCCGACCGCGGCGCTGCGCGACAGCAACAAGGTACTGGTGGTCGAGGATGGCCGCCTGGCCGAGCGCGCGCTGAAGACCGGCGTGTCCAACTGGGAATACACCGAGGTGCTGGAGGGCCTCGCCGCCAGGGAACGCATCGTCACCTCGCTCGAACGCGAGGGCGTGGCGGCGGGCGCGCGAGTGGCCGCCGAGACCGGCGGCCGCTGA
- a CDS encoding ABC transporter permease, protein MTPADTLRFASRATLGYPLRTALMVLAMAIGVAAVVVLTALGDGARRYVVGQFAALGANLVIVLPGRNETGGVNAGSFVTSTPRDLTVADAAALLRAPLVTRVAPLSLGNSEISVGDRLREVLVLGTTADYVDIRNYRVAQGRFLPHEGLGRTAAVAVIGDTLRRELFGNEPVIGRMVRIGDNRLRVIGVMTPSGQGLGMNTDELVIVPVATAQAMFDTNTLFRIMVEVRSREAIAPAQREMEKILRARREGELDVTLITQDAVLGTFDRILGALTLAVAGIAAISLAVAGILVMNVMLVAVTQRTGEIGLLKALGASGRHIRLAFLTEAALLSLAGALVGFALGHLGAWGIRLTWPVLPAWPPNWAVIAALGTALATGLLFGVMPARRAARLDPVQALMKR, encoded by the coding sequence ATGACGCCCGCCGACACCCTGCGCTTCGCCAGCCGCGCCACCCTCGGCTACCCGCTGCGCACCGCGCTGATGGTGCTGGCGATGGCGATCGGCGTGGCCGCGGTGGTGGTGCTCACCGCGCTCGGCGACGGCGCGCGGCGCTACGTCGTCGGCCAGTTCGCCGCGCTGGGCGCCAACCTGGTGATCGTGCTGCCCGGGCGCAACGAGACCGGCGGCGTCAATGCGGGCAGCTTCGTCACCAGCACCCCGCGCGACCTCACCGTGGCCGACGCCGCCGCGCTGCTGCGGGCGCCGCTCGTCACCCGCGTCGCCCCGCTGTCGCTGGGCAATTCCGAGATCTCGGTGGGCGACAGGCTGCGCGAGGTGCTGGTGCTGGGCACCACGGCGGACTACGTGGACATCCGCAACTATCGCGTCGCGCAGGGCCGCTTCCTGCCGCACGAGGGCCTGGGCCGCACCGCGGCGGTGGCGGTGATCGGCGACACGCTGCGGCGCGAGCTGTTCGGCAACGAACCGGTGATCGGCCGCATGGTGCGCATCGGCGACAACCGGCTGCGGGTGATCGGCGTCATGACGCCGTCCGGCCAGGGCCTGGGCATGAACACCGACGAACTCGTCATCGTGCCGGTGGCCACCGCGCAGGCGATGTTCGACACCAACACGCTGTTCCGCATCATGGTCGAGGTGCGCAGCCGCGAAGCCATCGCGCCGGCCCAGCGCGAGATGGAGAAGATCCTGCGCGCCCGCCGCGAGGGCGAACTCGACGTCACGCTGATCACGCAGGACGCGGTGCTCGGCACCTTCGACCGCATCCTCGGCGCGCTCACGCTGGCGGTGGCCGGCATCGCCGCGATCAGCCTGGCGGTAGCCGGCATCCTGGTGATGAACGTGATGCTGGTCGCGGTGACCCAGCGCACCGGCGAGATCGGCCTGCTGAAGGCGCTCGGCGCCAGCGGGCGCCACATCCGCCTCGCCTTCCTGACCGAGGCCGCCCTGCTGTCGCTGGCCGGCGCGCTGGTGGGCTTCGCGCTCGGCCACCTGGGCGCGTGGGGCATCCGGCTGACGTGGCCGGTGCTGCCGGCGTGGCCGCCGAACTGGGCGGTGATCGCCGCGCTCGGCACCGCACTCGCCACCGGCCTGCTGTTCGGCGTGATGCCGGCCCGCCGCGCCGCCCGGCTCGACCCAGTGCAGGCCCTCATGAAGCGCTAG
- a CDS encoding DEAD/DEAH box helicase, with protein MPNTQPLPACMSSLDRITQKTLVDWLGAHEVAKGLGYLSRVSRLSSNEFSVTAHVKGTKRTPYSVYVEVAEGRDGMSHLISDCTCPVGSDCKHVAAMMLAWLRQRGSPDRPREEVRVWIEALRSAVAADGRAEVRHAPDRRTHGLVYLLGDVPEIQQHAVRCYKARFDKQGRLRHTEHWFNFERALETPPAFVDDRDLEILRLLWAQRPRQHGLLLHALPLDGRHAGELMPLLAESGRAYYDDFSRPPLHAGSPRPGRPDWLTTPDGRRAPTVRSDPAADVVLPLLQPWYVDTAHSETGPVTLDVAPDLVHRLLRLPPLTAVEAEMVAQAMAELTPALPSPTQDAEPAVQLEGPPVPVLQLATIPVIDAQYRGYAPYGTWEFDFATLAFRYGPLTIAADDPALFHCLPDGRSARIARDGRAEHAAQARLGRAGFAPVPAGKIQSAYKRLPDGALGLASEDDWPAFMAGVLPGLRAEGWHIDTPGDFRHHATDVDALVLDVDATDGDWLAISPGIEVEGRPVALGPLLAGLFAEDGRWLSGRLDDIADREAVILHHEELGRLRLSAGRLKPLVRALVDLFDRPDGRFQVSRLDAARLADLDLPGRGREFVAELAGRLCGAAGIEPVPAPAGFHAELRPYQLEGLAWLQHLTRHDLAGILADDMGLGKTAQALAHLLTLKRAGRLDVPALVILPTSLVFNWQAEAARFAPGLKVLSLHGTDRHARFAELEVDGAPVDVALTTYPLLWRDAEALQAREWSLLILDEAQTVKNAASKGAQVIRQLRARHRLGLTGTPLENHLGELWAQFDFLLPGFLGSQKQFNATWRTPIEKHGDTLRRDLLAARLRPFILRRRKEDVAAELPPKTVIVRSVGLEGGQRDLYETVRAAMDERVRHEIADKGFARSQIVILDALLKLRQVCCDPRLLKSPAAAKVKERAKLGLLMDMLPELIAEGRRILIFSQFTTMLALIAAELDRAKIGWVSLTGDTRDRRIPVEDFQKGRAPVFLISLKAGGVGLNLTTADTVIHYDPWWNPAAENQATDRAHRIGQDKPVFVFKLICAGSIEERILALQERKAALAAGVLSEDADALAKFGAADIAALLAPLPSTVPR; from the coding sequence ATGCCGAACACACAGCCCCTCCCCGCCTGCATGTCCAGTCTCGACCGCATCACCCAGAAGACCCTCGTCGATTGGCTGGGCGCGCACGAAGTCGCGAAGGGTCTCGGCTACCTCAGCCGCGTCAGCCGTCTGTCGAGCAACGAGTTCAGCGTGACGGCGCATGTGAAGGGAACGAAACGCACGCCGTACAGCGTGTACGTCGAGGTCGCCGAAGGCCGCGACGGCATGTCGCACCTGATCTCGGACTGCACCTGTCCGGTCGGCAGCGACTGCAAGCACGTCGCGGCGATGATGCTGGCCTGGCTGCGCCAGCGCGGCAGCCCCGACCGGCCGCGCGAGGAAGTGCGGGTCTGGATCGAGGCCCTGCGCAGCGCGGTGGCCGCGGACGGCCGGGCGGAGGTCCGCCACGCCCCGGACCGGCGCACCCACGGGCTGGTCTACCTGCTCGGCGACGTGCCCGAGATCCAGCAGCACGCGGTGCGCTGCTACAAGGCGCGCTTCGACAAGCAAGGCCGGCTCCGGCATACCGAGCACTGGTTCAACTTCGAACGCGCCCTCGAGACGCCGCCGGCCTTCGTCGACGACCGCGACCTCGAGATCCTGCGCCTGCTGTGGGCGCAGCGTCCGCGCCAGCACGGGCTGCTGCTGCATGCCCTGCCGCTGGACGGCCGCCATGCCGGCGAACTGATGCCGCTGCTGGCCGAGAGCGGACGGGCCTACTACGACGACTTCAGCCGCCCGCCGCTGCATGCCGGCAGTCCGCGGCCGGGCCGGCCGGACTGGCTGACCACTCCCGACGGCCGCCGCGCGCCCACCGTGCGCAGCGATCCGGCAGCCGACGTGGTGCTGCCCCTGCTGCAGCCCTGGTATGTGGACACGGCGCACTCGGAAACCGGCCCGGTCACACTGGACGTCGCCCCCGATCTGGTGCACCGGCTGCTGCGGCTGCCGCCGCTGACGGCGGTGGAGGCGGAAATGGTGGCGCAGGCGATGGCCGAACTCACCCCCGCGCTCCCATCTCCCACGCAGGACGCCGAACCTGCCGTGCAACTGGAGGGGCCGCCGGTGCCGGTGCTGCAACTGGCGACGATACCGGTCATCGACGCCCAGTACCGCGGCTACGCCCCCTACGGCACCTGGGAGTTCGATTTCGCGACGCTGGCGTTCCGCTACGGCCCGCTCACCATCGCCGCCGACGACCCGGCGCTGTTCCATTGCCTGCCGGACGGCCGCAGCGCCCGCATCGCCCGCGACGGCCGCGCCGAGCATGCGGCGCAGGCCAGGCTGGGCAGGGCCGGCTTCGCGCCGGTGCCGGCGGGCAAGATACAGTCGGCCTACAAGCGGCTGCCCGACGGCGCGCTCGGCCTGGCCAGCGAGGACGACTGGCCGGCCTTCATGGCCGGGGTGCTGCCCGGCCTGCGCGCGGAAGGCTGGCACATCGACACGCCGGGCGATTTCCGCCACCACGCCACCGACGTCGATGCGCTGGTGCTGGACGTCGACGCAACCGACGGCGACTGGCTGGCGATCTCCCCCGGCATCGAGGTCGAGGGCAGACCGGTGGCGCTGGGGCCGCTGCTCGCCGGCCTGTTCGCCGAGGACGGGCGCTGGCTGTCCGGCCGCCTGGACGACATCGCCGACAGGGAGGCGGTCATCCTCCACCACGAAGAACTCGGCCGCCTGCGCCTCTCCGCCGGGCGGCTGAAGCCGCTGGTGCGCGCGCTGGTGGATCTGTTCGACCGCCCCGACGGCCGGTTCCAGGTTTCCCGTCTCGACGCCGCGCGGCTGGCCGATCTGGATCTGCCCGGCCGCGGGCGCGAGTTTGTCGCCGAACTGGCGGGCCGGCTGTGCGGCGCCGCCGGCATCGAACCGGTGCCCGCGCCCGCGGGCTTCCATGCCGAACTGCGCCCCTATCAGCTCGAGGGGCTGGCCTGGCTGCAGCATCTGACGAGGCACGACCTGGCCGGCATCCTCGCCGACGACATGGGCCTGGGCAAGACGGCGCAGGCGCTGGCCCATCTGCTCACCCTCAAGCGCGCCGGCCGGCTGGACGTGCCGGCGCTGGTGATCCTGCCGACCTCGCTGGTGTTCAACTGGCAGGCCGAGGCCGCGCGCTTCGCCCCCGGGCTGAAGGTGCTCAGCCTGCACGGCACCGACCGCCACGCCCGCTTCGCCGAACTGGAGGTGGACGGCGCGCCGGTCGATGTGGCGCTCACCACCTATCCCCTGCTGTGGCGCGACGCCGAGGCGCTGCAGGCGCGCGAATGGAGCCTGCTGATCCTCGACGAGGCGCAGACGGTGAAGAACGCCGCGAGCAAGGGCGCCCAGGTGATCCGCCAGTTGCGGGCGCGCCACCGCCTGGGCCTCACCGGCACGCCGCTGGAGAACCACCTCGGCGAACTGTGGGCGCAGTTCGACTTCCTGCTGCCCGGCTTCCTCGGCTCGCAGAAGCAGTTCAACGCGACCTGGCGCACGCCGATCGAGAAGCACGGCGACACGCTGCGCCGCGACCTGCTGGCCGCCCGGCTCAGGCCCTTCATCCTGCGCCGGCGCAAGGAGGACGTGGCCGCCGAACTGCCGCCCAAGACGGTGATCGTGCGCAGCGTCGGCCTCGAAGGCGGCCAGCGCGACCTGTACGAGACGGTGCGCGCGGCGATGGACGAGCGGGTGCGCCACGAGATCGCAGACAAGGGCTTCGCGCGCAGCCAGATCGTGATCCTCGACGCGCTGCTGAAGCTGCGCCAGGTGTGCTGCGACCCGCGCCTGCTGAAGAGCCCGGCCGCGGCGAAGGTGAAGGAGCGCGCCAAGCTCGGCCTGCTGATGGACATGCTGCCCGAGCTGATCGCCGAGGGCCGGCGCATCCTGATCTTCTCGCAATTCACGACGATGCTGGCGCTGATCGCCGCCGAACTCGACCGCGCGAAGATCGGCTGGGTGAGCCTCACCGGCGACACCCGCGACCGCCGCATCCCGGTGGAGGACTTCCAGAAGGGCCGCGCGCCGGTGTTCCTGATCAGCCTGAAGGCGGGCGGCGTCGGCCTCAACCTCACCACCGCCGACACGGTGATCCACTACGACCCGTGGTGGAATCCGGCGGCCGAGAACCAGGCCACCGACCGCGCCCACCGCATCGGCCAGGACAAGCCCGTGTTCGTGTTCAAGCTGATCTGCGCCGGCAGCATCGAGGAACGCATCCTCGCGCTGCAGGAGAGGAAGGCGGCGCTGGCCGCCGGCGTGCTGTCGGAGGACGCCGACGCGCTGGCGAAGTTCGGCGCGGCGGACATCGCCGCGCTGCTGGCGCCGCTGCCCTCCACCGTCCCGCGCTGA
- a CDS encoding OmpA family protein: MKKIILALTAVTFASSGLVGCANMSETQRDTGTGAAIGAVAGGLIGAATAGGSKGKSAATGAAIGAALGAGGGYLWSKHMQEQKAAMEQATAGTGVGVSQTADNRLKLDIPSDISFDTGKHEIKPNMRPILDRFATTLNQNPVTSVTIVGHTDSTGSDAINNPLSINRAASVRDYLSARGVSASRIAVDGRGSYEPVADNTTASGRAMNRRVEIFVAEAAPAR; encoded by the coding sequence ATGAAAAAGATCATCCTGGCCCTGACCGCGGTCACCTTTGCTTCGAGCGGCCTCGTCGGCTGCGCCAACATGAGCGAGACCCAGCGCGACACCGGCACGGGTGCCGCCATCGGCGCGGTTGCCGGCGGCCTGATCGGCGCCGCCACCGCGGGCGGGAGCAAGGGCAAGAGCGCCGCCACCGGCGCGGCCATTGGCGCGGCGCTGGGCGCGGGCGGCGGCTACCTGTGGTCCAAGCACATGCAGGAGCAGAAGGCGGCGATGGAGCAGGCCACCGCCGGCACCGGCGTCGGCGTGTCGCAGACCGCCGACAACCGCCTCAAGCTCGACATCCCGAGCGACATCTCGTTCGATACCGGCAAGCATGAGATCAAGCCCAACATGCGCCCGATCCTGGACCGCTTCGCCACCACCCTGAACCAGAACCCGGTGACTTCCGTGACCATCGTCGGCCATACCGACAGCACCGGCAGCGATGCGATCAACAACCCGCTGTCGATCAACCGCGCCGCATCCGTGCGCGACTACCTGTCCGCGCGCGGCGTGTCGGCCTCGCGCATTGCGGTCGATGGCCGCGGCTCGTACGAGCCGGTGGCCGACAACACCACCGCATCCGGGCGCGCGATGAATCGCCGCGTCGAGATCTTCGTCGCCGAGGCCGCGCCGGCCCGCTGA
- a CDS encoding ABC transporter ATP-binding protein, with protein sequence MAQIELSGIERVFRLGDSEVRALHDLSVSIDAGEYVAVMGPSGSGKSTLLNLLGLLDRPNAGHYRLEGRDVTTLSADEQAEVRRARIGFVFQSFHLVPRLTAAENVGLPLMLAGVPPAERAERVARALRDFGLEARAGHRPDELSGGQRQRVAIARATIMRPAMLLADEPTGNLDRATGQEVTALLESLNAAGTTLIVVTHDPVMGARARRQLLMEDGELRQDLRRAASAPADG encoded by the coding sequence ATGGCGCAGATCGAACTGAGCGGCATCGAACGCGTCTTCCGCCTCGGCGACAGCGAAGTGCGCGCGCTGCACGACCTGTCGGTGTCGATCGATGCCGGTGAATACGTCGCGGTGATGGGGCCTTCGGGCTCGGGCAAGTCCACGCTGCTGAACCTGCTGGGCCTGCTCGACCGGCCGAATGCCGGCCATTACCGGCTGGAAGGGCGCGACGTCACCACGCTGTCGGCCGACGAGCAGGCCGAGGTCAGGCGCGCGCGCATCGGCTTCGTGTTCCAGAGCTTCCACCTCGTGCCGCGCCTCACCGCGGCCGAGAACGTCGGCCTGCCGCTGATGCTGGCCGGCGTGCCGCCGGCCGAGCGCGCCGAGCGCGTCGCCCGCGCGCTGCGGGATTTCGGCCTCGAGGCGCGCGCCGGGCATCGGCCGGACGAGCTGTCGGGCGGCCAGCGTCAGCGGGTGGCGATCGCACGCGCCACCATCATGCGACCGGCGATGCTGCTCGCCGACGAACCCACCGGCAACCTCGACCGCGCCACCGGCCAGGAAGTCACCGCCCTGCTGGAGAGCCTGAATGCCGCCGGCACCACGCTGATCGTCGTGACGCACGACCCGGTGATGGGCGCACGCGCGCGCCGCCAGTTGCTGATGGAGGACGGCGAACTGCGGCAGGATCTGCGTCGCGCGGCGAGCGCGCCGGCGGACGGATGA
- a CDS encoding ABC transporter permease, whose translation MRWQDFLHLALRALTAHRLRSFLTLLGIAVGIAAVILLTSIGEGLHRFVLNEFTQFGTNIVSVQPGRRGAKGGPPGLPSTARELTLDDAAALARAPYVTGMTPSVSGNSEVRANGRVRRTFIIGAGPDMQRAFAMQVKVGSFLPPDDAENPRAFLVLGATLRQELFGNDNPLGERVQIGSERFRVIGVMERKGQFLGFDLDDAAYIPTARAMALYNRSGLMEISVTYAEGVPAARVTGEIRKILVARHGREDFTLVTQEDMLATLSNILDILTAAVGALGGISLLVGAVGIATIMTIAVAERTNEIGLLVALGARRSTVLGLFLGEAVALAAIGGLVGLALGAGIARLVGLLAPALPVTTPWRFVLVAEAVAVLIGLAAGVLPARKAARLDAVEALRAE comes from the coding sequence ATGCGCTGGCAGGACTTCCTCCACCTCGCCCTGCGCGCGCTCACCGCGCACAGGCTGCGCAGCTTCCTGACGCTGCTGGGCATCGCGGTCGGCATCGCCGCGGTGATCCTGCTCACCTCCATCGGCGAGGGACTGCACCGGTTCGTGCTCAATGAATTCACGCAGTTCGGCACCAACATCGTGTCGGTGCAGCCCGGCCGCCGCGGAGCCAAGGGCGGGCCGCCCGGCCTGCCGTCCACCGCGCGCGAACTGACGCTGGACGACGCGGCCGCGCTGGCGCGCGCGCCCTACGTCACCGGCATGACGCCCTCGGTGTCGGGCAACTCCGAAGTGCGCGCCAACGGCCGCGTGCGCCGCACCTTCATCATCGGCGCCGGCCCCGACATGCAGCGCGCATTCGCGATGCAGGTGAAGGTGGGCAGCTTCCTGCCGCCCGACGACGCGGAAAACCCGCGCGCCTTCCTTGTGCTGGGCGCGACGCTCAGGCAGGAACTGTTCGGCAACGACAACCCGCTCGGGGAGCGGGTGCAGATCGGCAGCGAGCGCTTTCGCGTCATCGGCGTGATGGAGCGCAAGGGCCAGTTCCTCGGCTTCGACCTCGACGACGCCGCCTACATCCCCACCGCGCGCGCGATGGCGCTGTACAACCGCTCCGGGCTGATGGAAATCAGCGTCACCTACGCGGAAGGCGTGCCGGCCGCACGGGTGACCGGCGAAATCCGCAAGATCCTCGTGGCCCGCCACGGCCGCGAGGATTTCACCCTCGTCACCCAGGAAGACATGCTCGCCACGCTGTCGAACATCCTCGACATCCTGACCGCGGCCGTCGGCGCGCTGGGCGGCATCTCGCTGCTGGTGGGCGCGGTGGGCATCGCCACGATCATGACCATCGCCGTGGCCGAACGCACCAATGAGATCGGCCTGCTGGTAGCGCTCGGAGCGCGGCGGAGCACCGTCCTCGGCCTCTTCCTCGGCGAGGCGGTGGCGCTCGCCGCCATCGGCGGCCTCGTGGGGCTAGCCCTCGGCGCCGGCATCGCCCGGCTCGTCGGCCTGCTGGCGCCGGCCCTGCCGGTCACCACGCCGTGGCGCTTCGTGCTCGTGGCCGAGGCGGTAGCCGTCCTGATCGGCCTCGCCGCCGGCGTGCTTCCCGCACGCAAGGCCGCCCGGCTGGACGCCGTGGAGGCCCTGCGTGCCGAATAG